Within the Planctomycetota bacterium genome, the region TTAAAACCGAACCCCAGTTGCAACCTGCCATTCGCGGCCCGGATCGAGGGTGTAACGGTGGTTGGCGGCGACGTAGTAGATGTCCGTGTTGTCGAGAACGTTGGTCACCTTGGCGGACAAATCCCACGCGTAGCGGCTGCCCTTGGCGCGATACTTGTATCCGGCGATCGCATCGATGCGCCACCACGGCGGCAGCGGGCCCCAGTTGGGGGAGGCGCGTCCGGTCGAAAGCGTAATCGGACGTTCGCCCGTATAGATCGTGCCGAGGCTGGCGATGAAG harbors:
- a CDS encoding TonB-dependent receptor, which gives rise to FIASLGTIYTGERPITLSTGRASPNWGPLPPWWRIDAIAGYKYRAKGSRYAWDLSAKVTNVLDNTDIYYVAANHRYTLDPGREWQVATGVRF